Sequence from the Sinorhizobium meliloti genome:
ATAATCGCGATGAGCAAACAGGCCGAGCGGGATAAGCGGTACCTTCTTTGCCACCAGCGCGGACTGTTCAGGCGGATGCATCCGCACCGCGACATCGACCTGTTGGTCGAGCAGGTCGGCGCGTGCATTGCTCAGTTCGAATTCGACGGTGAGTTGCGGATGCTTGTCGCGCAGGCTGCGAAGCATGGGCGGAAGAACCTCGATTCCCACGAATTCTGAGACGCTAAGCCTTACCCGGCCCGCCGCTGTCGCTGAGTCCGCCGACGCGGCGCGTAGCATGGCCTCCGAGGCGTGTGCCATTGCCCGGGCGGGCGTGGCCATTGCTTCGGCTGTCGGCGTGGGTACCAGTCCATGGACCGAGCGGGTGAACAGCGCCGTACCCAGCGCGGCTTCCAGCCCTTCGATGCGCGCGCGCACAGTGGGTTGAGACAGTCCCAGCCGTCGTGCGGCCGCCGACAGACTGCCGGTTTCCATCACCGCCAGAAAGGCCCGCTGATCGTCCCAGTCCACGTTCTTGCTCATAAATTTCTTATAGTCAGATGGAGGCTTATTGGCAATTTTCTTGTGATCCGATCTGACCGAAGCTCTCCTCATCGAAAGGAGATTACTCATGGTTCAGACTGTTTCCACACATGTAGGCAACCGGGCGGCCAACCGGACCGCCCTCGTTCTTGGCGCTACGGGCGGCGTTGGCGGTGCCATCGCTGCCAGGCTCATGCGCGAGGGATGGCAGGTCCGTGCCCTGTGCCGGAACGCCGATGCGGCCAGGTCCGGCTGGCGACATGATTGACCGGCTCCGCAGTTCGTCACGGGTGACGCCATGGACGGGGCGTCCGTCGTTCGCGCGGCCACGCTGGGAGATGGCGTCGCGGCCATCGTCCATGCGGTCAACCCACCGGGTTATCGAAACTGGTCGTCGCTCGTGCTGCCGATGATCGACAATACGCTGGCGGCCGCTCGTGCGGCAGGCGCCCGTATCGTGCTGCCGGGCACGGTCTATAATTACGATCCGGTGCAGACGCCTGTGATCGACGAAAACACCCCGCAGAATGCACGCACCACGAAGGGCAGGATCCGCGTCGCGCTTGAGCGGAAATTGGCGGAGGCGTCCCCGGAGGTTTCCTCCCTCATTTTACGGGCGGGCGACTTCTTCGGGCCGGGAACACGGGCAAGCTGGTTCGCGCAAGCGATGGTGCAACCGGGACGGCCGGTGCGCAAGTTTACCAGCATGGCTTCGGGTGTACCCCATGCCTATGCCTATCTGCCTGATCTTGCTGCGGCCTTCGCCGGCCTTATGGCAATTCCCGAACGATTGCGCGCCTATGAAACGGTGCAGTTCGCCGGCCATTGGGATCCAACCGGTACGCAGATGCGCGATGCGGTCCGCCGGGCCGTGGCCCAGGATGTTCCGGAACGCGCCTTCCCGTGGTGGATGATGCGTCTTGCCGCGCCCTTTGGCGGGTTTCCGAAGGAAACGCTGGAGATCGAACCGGCGTGGAAACACCCCATGCGCCTCGACAATCAACGTCTCGTTGACCTGCTGGGCGTCGAACCGCATACGCCCCTCGACCAGGCCCATCGCCGCGGCGCTGACCGATATGGGCTGCCTTGCCCGATCGCAGAGCCATGCCCGCCTTCGCCATGCCTAACCTTGAAAGACGGAGATACAAGGTGAACTGGAGGACCTATGTGATCGCACGGACACCGGGCGTCGCGGCCTTCAACACGCCCTGCAATGCGGCCTAAACCGCCCCCTCTGGCGTGGCGAGGCGGTGCTGTCGTTCGACCGGATCGGCGCTGACTTTGCCATGACGCCGATCTGGATCGGCCTGCTCTCGGTGCTGCTGGGCACCCCGTTCATCAGGAAGGCACTGGCCGACGGGCGGATGATCGGCCGGCCGGGCTTCGGCCGCATCCGCTCGCAGCCATAATGCCACCCAATCTGGTCGTCCACTCCGTCCGCCATCGCCCCCTCTGCGCATGATCCTGGCTCTACCACTAGCGCTTACTCTGCCCATGCTCGGCGACGGGCTGCTCACGCCAGTCACCGCAATCGGTAGCCAGTAGGTCATCACCATCGCCTTCAGCCTCGTCATCGTGCCGCTGGTCGCCCATGCCACGATTTTCCGATATTCCAGCTGCGCCCGACCTTGATAAACAAGCGAGCGCTTAGCGGGACGGCGAGTTGATGGACGGCGGGATAAAGGACTGAGAACCAAGCCCTCTACGTGAACTTCATCGCTTTCAGGCTAGCCAGCAGATAATCCACAAGGTCCTGCACGGCGGGGTCCAGCTTTTTCGCGATGGTGATGAGCGCGAGTTCCGATGCGGGTTCCGGCATAAAGCCATCAGTCTCATGCAGCAGCCGATGTTCGGGCAGCACCGCATCGTTGGGCAGTAGGCTGATGCCAAGGCCGGAGGCGACAGCGGCCTGCACGCCCATGAGACCCTGACTGGAATAGGCGATACGCCAAGCTTTGCCGCTGCGTTCCACCGCCCGGATCACTCGCTCCCGATAGATGCAGCCTGAGGGGAAAACCGCAAGGGGAACCGGATCGTTGCCGACGGCGAGCAACGGGTCACCGATCCAGACCAGGCGTTCTTCCCATTTGGCGATGCAGGCGCCGTTCCCCGGCTCACGCTTTACAAGGGCGAGGTCGATTTCTCCTGCCTGCAAGAGCCGACGAAGCTCGAAACTCCAGCCGCTGATCGTATCGAGCCTCGTGCGCGGAGAAGCCCGTGCAAATCCAGAAAGCAGATCAATCATCCGTCGCCCAGCGAAGTCTTCGGGAACCCCAAGGCGAACAGTCTTCGGCGAGGGCATCGATCGACCGAGCGCTTCGTTTGCTTCGGCCGAAAC
This genomic interval carries:
- a CDS encoding LysR family transcriptional regulator, with translation MSKNVDWDDQRAFLAVMETGSLSAAARRLGLSQPTVRARIEGLEAALGTALFTRSVHGLVPTPTAEAMATPARAMAHASEAMLRAASADSATAAGRVRLSVSEFVGIEVLPPMLRSLRDKHPQLTVEFELSNARADLLDQQVDVAVRMHPPEQSALVAKKVPLIPLGLFAHRDYLAVYGRPATKTEIRDHLFIGPDRNRGDLAVAAQIAGSVPVSWIARTDSHPAQLALARAGLGIAVAQIPAAARYPELERVLPDVELPQLPTWIVTHENLRRLPRVAALFDHLVEAFESYGRR
- a CDS encoding NmrA family NAD(P)-binding protein — encoded protein: MVQTVSTHVGNRAANRTALVLGATGGVGGAIAARLMREGWQVRALCRNADAARSGWRHD
- a CDS encoding epimerase; amino-acid sequence: MDGASVVRAATLGDGVAAIVHAVNPPGYRNWSSLVLPMIDNTLAAARAAGARIVLPGTVYNYDPVQTPVIDENTPQNARTTKGRIRVALERKLAEASPEVSSLILRAGDFFGPGTRASWFAQAMVQPGRPVRKFTSMASGVPHAYAYLPDLAAAFAGLMAIPERLRAYETVQFAGHWDPTGTQMRDAVRRAVAQDVPERAFPWWMMRLAAPFGGFPKETLEIEPAWKHPMRLDNQRLVDLLGVEPHTPLDQAHRRGADRYGLPCPIAEPCPPSPCLTLKDGDTR
- a CDS encoding LysR family transcriptional regulator, whose amino-acid sequence is MTFGFDLDLLRAFTAVVETGGFTRAAERVHRTQSTISQQIKKLETNLGHVLLIRDRATGSVRTTEEGELLMSYARRILSVSAEANEALGRSMPSPKTVRLGVPEDFAGRRMIDLLSGFARASPRTRLDTISGWSFELRRLLQAGEIDLALVKREPGNGACIAKWEERLVWIGDPLLAVGNDPVPLAVFPSGCIYRERVIRAVERSGKAWRIAYSSQGLMGVQAAVASGLGISLLPNDAVLPEHRLLHETDGFMPEPASELALITIAKKLDPAVQDLVDYLLASLKAMKFT